In a genomic window of Dissulfuribacter thermophilus:
- a CDS encoding CCA tRNA nucleotidyltransferase: MTVTYTDKAKADVALLDSLCNKEVFVSGGAIRDLLLSRPVIDIDLVVPQDAVTIATQLAKDIDGTLVSLDEDNGIYRVVSRDGRYFDFSQYRDGAKAIDEDLRYRDFTINALALRWQDFLSGDITKLIDPTNGLHDIKKGIIRACAKDSFHKDPLRILRAYRFLVELGFEIEPTTLTYLLECQGKGRLDEVAKERINYEITRIFETNIAWKAINKMAELKTLLILFPELEIAQGVEQPGFHHLDVFGHSLETLKMVEKVIESPHTFFKHSETVRAWLKENKQRIIALKWAALFHDIGKPVVKGQKGERVTFYNHDREGALILKGISRRFRWSRSLEEIVLKLVALHMRPFHLLNDLRRGGPSSRALRRLLNATGQDYVGLFLLSMADTLAGSGPLKPPELEEEIATLFDHVHTFWTETLRPIRSKERIITGKDVMNILGIPQGPLVGRALDALEQAQCDGLVKDRTSSIAFLKKWIKNQGNAPRSSFSQSK; this comes from the coding sequence ATGACCGTGACATACACAGATAAAGCAAAAGCAGATGTTGCTCTCCTTGATTCCTTATGCAATAAAGAAGTTTTTGTATCAGGAGGGGCAATAAGGGATCTTCTTTTATCGAGACCAGTCATTGATATCGATCTAGTGGTCCCCCAAGATGCCGTAACAATCGCAACACAATTGGCCAAGGATATTGATGGAACCTTGGTATCTTTAGACGAAGACAACGGCATCTATAGAGTAGTTTCCAGAGATGGCCGTTATTTTGATTTTAGCCAATACAGAGATGGGGCAAAGGCCATTGATGAGGACTTAAGGTATAGGGATTTTACAATCAATGCCTTGGCCCTTCGCTGGCAAGATTTTCTCTCAGGGGACATAACTAAGCTCATAGATCCTACAAATGGCCTTCACGATATTAAAAAGGGAATTATTCGTGCCTGTGCAAAAGACTCCTTTCATAAAGATCCCTTGAGGATACTCCGTGCCTACAGATTTTTAGTGGAATTAGGATTTGAAATTGAGCCAACAACCTTGACCTATCTTCTTGAGTGTCAGGGAAAGGGGCGCCTAGATGAAGTCGCTAAGGAAAGAATCAATTATGAGATAACTAGAATCTTTGAGACCAACATCGCCTGGAAGGCCATAAACAAGATGGCCGAACTTAAAACCCTTCTAATACTCTTTCCAGAGCTCGAAATCGCACAGGGGGTAGAACAGCCTGGTTTTCATCATCTTGATGTTTTTGGGCACAGCCTTGAGACCCTCAAGATGGTAGAAAAGGTAATTGAAAGCCCCCACACCTTTTTTAAGCATAGCGAGACAGTCCGCGCATGGCTCAAAGAAAACAAACAACGGATCATAGCATTAAAATGGGCAGCCCTCTTTCATGATATTGGAAAACCTGTTGTTAAAGGCCAAAAGGGAGAGAGGGTGACTTTTTACAATCACGATAGGGAGGGGGCCTTAATCCTAAAGGGCATCTCCCGACGGTTTCGGTGGTCGCGTTCACTCGAAGAAATCGTCTTAAAATTAGTCGCCCTTCATATGCGTCCTTTTCACCTTTTAAATGATCTTAGACGAGGAGGTCCGTCAAGCAGGGCCTTGAGGCGCCTTTTAAATGCAACTGGCCAGGATTATGTCGGATTATTCCTGCTGAGTATGGCCGACACCCTTGCAGGTAGTGGTCCACTTAAACCTCCGGAGTTGGAGGAGGAAATCGCCACTTTATTTGATCATGTCCATACATTTTGGACTGAGACCTTGCGTCCCATCAGGAGCAAAGAGCGCATAATTACTGGCAAAGACGTCATGAACATCCTCGGCATACCTCAAGGTCCACTGGTTGGAAGGGCCCTTGATGCACTAGAGCAGGCACAATGTGATGGCCTTGTTAAAGATAGAACTTCATCAATTGCATTTTTGAAAAAATGGATTAAAAATCAAGGTAATGCGCCAAGATCTTCCTTTTCTCAGTCTAAATAA